One genomic segment of Polyodon spathula isolate WHYD16114869_AA chromosome 17, ASM1765450v1, whole genome shotgun sequence includes these proteins:
- the LOC121329539 gene encoding complement component C1q receptor-like yields the protein MHLWIYLVFLWKAVLCEPLKDHMLCTDLFTCYSAHYTSVAYDSAFCENKGVLTTMSTEQEKQSILQLLENTNSGNVSFWIGLKREKQQCTQKELKLRGFRWKEGNSNQTEVSKWIKEPALTCTDSRCGTLKVSLNRNKVVQEWGWEEASCKTHYGFICKYRDEEICKALQIKGMSVVNYTAHYQLTKLSVQYLPSKTLANVTCQSGKTVVLKCQNQAWQLTSNGYTDVEYMCLCKEGHIQSDEGKCVDIDECQKNPCEFKCINTVGSFACECDKNKGYALGEDKKSCVLQKGIQIGSGSTRMPFGDITSIVNDMDLNAGEKRLTESSTRLSSTHQPLNERNPAPTSASGFTTLVHDEDFKSKETRSNVFIPVVVGIVVLVLLIVIVVGVFKCCFRKSSKKLKSRKREPSNGSIDLSAKNTDSAQHVNENAIEKENNYVAG from the coding sequence ATGCATCTCTGGATTTATCTGGTTTTCCTTTGGAAGGCTGTTCTCTGCGAGCCTCTCAAGGACCACATGTTATGCACGGATCTGTTTACGTGCTACAGTGCGCATTACACCAGTGTGGCATATGACTCAGCATTCTGTGAGAATAAGGGAGTTTTGACCACCATGTCCACTGAGCAAGAAAAGCAAAGCATCCTGCAGCTTTTAGAAAACACTAACAGTGGAAATGTTTCATTCTGGATAGGCCTTAAGAGAGAAAAGCAACAGTGTACACAGAAAGAGTTAAAACTTCGTGGATTTCGTTGGAAAGAAGGGAACAGTAATCAAACCGAAGTAAGTAAATGGATTAAAGAACCAGCACTGACATGTACAGATAGTCGCTGTGGAACCCTTAAAGTATCACTCAACAGAAACAAAGTGGTACAAGAATGGGGCTGGGAAGAAGCAAGCTGTAAAACGCATTATGGTTTTATTTGTAAGTATCGAGATGAAGAAATATGCAAGGCACTCCAGATAAAAGGCATGTCAGTAGTGAACTACACAGCACATTATCAGTTAACGAAGCTATCGGTTCAGTATTTACCATCAAAGACCTTAGCAAATGTTACTTGTCAATCTGGAAAAACTGTTGTCTTGAAGTGCCAGAATCAGGCGTGGCAGCTGACATCCAATGGATACACAGATGTGGAATACATGTGCTTGTGCAAAGAAGGTCACATTCAAAGCGACGAAGGTAAATGTGTAGACATTGACGAATGCCAAAAAAACCCGTGCGAGTTTAAATGCATCAACACTGTTGGCAGCTTTGCTTGTGAGTGTGATAAAAACAAAGGATATGCTCTTGGAGAAGACAAAAAGTCATGCGTCCTTCAAAAAGGAATCCAAATAGGGTCTGGTAGTACAAGGATGCCTtttggtgacatcaccagtataGTGAATGACATGGATCTAAATGCTGGTGAAAAACGCCTCACTGAGTCTTCTACTCGCTTATCTTCCACACATCAGCCTTTGAATGAAAGGAACCCAGCTCCAACTTCAGCATCAGGCTTCACAACTCTGGTTCACGATGAAGACTTTAAAAGCAAGGAAACCCGGTCAAATGTATTCATTCCCGTTGTGGTTGGAATTGTAGTTTTGGTTCTGTTGATTGTAATCGTAGTTGGTGTATTTAAGTGCTGTTTTAGAAAAAGCTCTAAGAAATTGAAGTCCAGGAAAAGAGAACCATCAAATGGTTCAATAGATCTATCAGCTAAAAACACAGACTCTGCACAGCATGTGAATGAAAATGCTATTGAAAAGGAGAACAATTACGTTGCAGGTTGA
- the sstr1a gene encoding somatostatin receptor type 1 — protein MLPNNSSRHLNLEDGFYSMNSSGNETYSDTHGSAILISFIYSVVCLVGLCGNSMVIYVILRYAKMKTATNIYILNLAIADELLMLSVPFLVTSSLLHHWPFGSLLCRLVLSVDAINMFTSIYCLTVLSIDRYIAVVHPIKAARYRRPTIAKMVNFGVWMFSIMVILPIIIFSTTAPNSDGSVACNMQMPDPQRQWMAVFVIYTFLMGFLFPVFAICLCYILIIVKMRVVALKAGWQQRKKSERKITLMVMMVVTVFVICWMPFYIVQLVNVFVQQHNATISQLSVILGYANSCANPILYGFLSDNFKRSFQRILCLRWMDNATEEPIDYYATALKSRAYSVDEFQPDNLESDSTYRNGTCASRTTTL, from the coding sequence atgcTGCCCAACAACTCCTCTAGACACCTGAATTTAGAGGACGGATTTTATTCGATGAATTCCTCTGGAAACGAGACCTACAGTGACACTCACGGCAGTGCAATACTAATCTCATTTATCTACTCCGTCGTTTGCTTAGTCGGGCTCTGTGGTAACTCAATGGTAATTTATGTGATCCTGAGGTATGCTAAAATGAAGACGGCTACTAACATCTATATTTTAAACTTGGCCATAGCAGATGAGCTACTTATGCTGAGTGTGCCGTTTCTGGTGACATCTTCGTTGCTGCACCACTGGCCCTTTGGATCCTTACTGTGCCGCCTTGTTCTTAGCGTAGATGCCATCAATATGTTTACTAGTATATACTGCCTTACCGTCCTAAGCATCGACCGTTACATTGCAGTGGTGCACCCTATCAAAGCTGCCAGATACAGGAGACCGACCATAGCAAAGATGGTGAACTTCGGGGTGTGGATGTTCTCCATAATGGTCATATTGCCCATAATAATTTTTTCTACTACAGCACCCAACTCTGACGGCTCCGTAGCTTGCAACATGCAGATGCCAGACCCACAGCGTCAGTGGATGGCAGTGTTTGTGATTTATACATTTCTGATGGGGTTTCTGTTCCCTGTTTTCGCAATATGCCTGTGTTATATTCTTATCATTGTTAAAATGAGAGTGGTTGCACTCAAAGCAGGCTGGCAACAACGCAAGAAGTCAGAAAGAAAAATCACTCTCatggtgatgatggtggtgaCGGTATTTGTCATCTGCTGGATGCCGTTTTACATTGTCCAGCTGGTGAACGTCTTTGTGCAGCAGCATAATGCAACTATAAGCCAGCTTTCTGTCATTCTAGGTTATGCCAATAGCTGCGCCAATCCTATACTCTATGGATTTCTTTCGGACAATTTTAAAAGATCGTTCCAAAGAATATTGTGCCTGCGTTGGATGGACAATGCAACAGAAGAGCCAATCGATTACTATGCAACTGCTCTCAAAAGTAGAGCTTACAGTGTTGATGAATTTCAACCAGACAACCTGGAATCGGACAGCACCTATCGAAATGGTACTTGCGCATCCAGGACTACAACACTGTGA